Proteins found in one Terribacillus sp. DMT04 genomic segment:
- a CDS encoding YrrS family protein, with the protein MADENKDYSRLNNRNQRRKPKKWLSLVLALAGAAVVVVLLIAVLNDKPTASNETADDDQNKQTIADQVSGNNASDDENKEQSDEEKKEEQDKEEKDSKKEEVEPSDDNVKEAYKKDWEPIGTEQSGAHTTTFQEETKDWQEIEQAAAGAVGLDPASMTTWYIGNDGNGGNDVVATISGSNSAETFRVYASWVDGEGWQATKVEVLKENDKKNI; encoded by the coding sequence ATGGCTGATGAAAATAAGGATTATTCCAGATTAAATAATCGGAACCAGCGAAGAAAACCGAAAAAGTGGCTGAGCCTTGTCTTGGCTTTAGCCGGAGCAGCAGTAGTCGTCGTGTTGCTTATCGCCGTTCTGAATGATAAACCAACTGCCTCAAATGAGACAGCGGATGACGACCAAAATAAGCAGACCATCGCGGATCAGGTGTCAGGTAACAATGCTTCTGATGACGAGAATAAAGAGCAAAGCGATGAAGAAAAGAAAGAAGAACAGGATAAAGAGGAAAAGGATAGCAAAAAAGAAGAAGTCGAGCCATCCGATGATAATGTAAAGGAAGCGTATAAGAAAGATTGGGAGCCGATTGGTACAGAGCAGTCTGGTGCCCATACGACGACTTTCCAGGAGGAAACGAAGGATTGGCAGGAGATTGAGCAAGCAGCTGCGGGTGCAGTTGGGTTAGATCCGGCATCCATGACAACGTGGTATATAGGAAATGACGGTAACGGTGGCAATGATGTCGTTGCAACCATTTCAGGTTCTAACTCTGCGGAGACATTCCGTGTTTACGCAAGTTGGGTAGATGGAGAAGGCTGG